The following proteins are co-located in the Chlorogloeopsis sp. ULAP01 genome:
- the nifB gene encoding nitrogenase cofactor biosynthesis protein NifB, with the protein MRPPSTGIVNSPVTEIRPEVKSKGCGPCSSGSTVEVDERLQERIAKHPCYSEEAHHHYARMHVAVAPACNIQCNYCNRKYDCANESRPGVVSELLTPEEAAHKVLVIAGKIPQMTVLGIAGPGDPLANPEKTFRTFELIADKAPDIKLCLSTNGLMLPEYIDRIKQLNIDHVTITINMVDPEIGAMIYPWVHYKRKRYRGIEGVKILHEKQMEGLQALQEADILCKVNSVMIPGINDEHLAEVNKVIRSKGAFLHNIMPLISAPEHGTHFGLTNQRGPTPKELKAVQDKCAGNMKMMRHCRQCRADAVGLLGEDRSQEFTKDKFLEMAPEYDLQKRQEVHAGIEKFKEELKAAKESVETSHGASVQNNVKIMVAVATKGGGLVNQHFGYAKEFQVYEVDGKQVQYVGHRRIDHYCQGGYGETATLEKIIEAIADCKAVLVAKIGECPKEKLHAAGIQTVETYDAIEKVALEYYQQYVQETVSC; encoded by the coding sequence ATGAGACCACCTTCTACAGGAATTGTCAACTCCCCAGTTACGGAAATCAGACCTGAAGTCAAATCTAAAGGTTGCGGCCCATGCAGCAGTGGTTCCACCGTGGAAGTGGACGAAAGACTACAAGAACGCATTGCCAAGCATCCTTGCTATAGTGAAGAAGCCCATCATCATTATGCTAGGATGCATGTTGCGGTAGCCCCTGCCTGCAACATTCAGTGCAATTACTGCAATCGTAAATATGACTGTGCTAATGAAAGCCGTCCGGGGGTAGTTAGCGAATTGCTAACACCGGAAGAAGCTGCACACAAAGTGCTAGTAATTGCAGGCAAAATTCCTCAAATGACAGTTTTAGGAATAGCAGGCCCAGGCGATCCACTAGCCAATCCAGAAAAGACTTTTCGTACCTTTGAGTTAATAGCAGACAAAGCACCTGATATTAAGCTTTGCCTATCAACCAATGGTTTAATGCTTCCCGAATATATTGATCGCATTAAACAACTAAATATAGATCACGTCACCATCACCATTAATATGGTTGACCCGGAAATCGGGGCAATGATTTATCCTTGGGTTCACTACAAACGCAAGCGCTACAGAGGTATCGAAGGCGTTAAAATTCTGCACGAAAAGCAGATGGAGGGATTGCAAGCCCTTCAAGAAGCCGATATCCTGTGCAAAGTTAACTCTGTGATGATTCCAGGGATTAACGACGAACACCTCGCAGAAGTAAATAAGGTGATTCGCTCCAAAGGCGCATTTTTGCACAATATCATGCCACTGATTTCTGCCCCAGAACATGGCACCCACTTCGGACTTACCAATCAGCGTGGGCCTACCCCCAAAGAACTAAAGGCAGTACAAGACAAATGCGCTGGTAACATGAAGATGATGCGCCACTGTCGTCAGTGTCGTGCCGATGCGGTAGGATTATTGGGAGAAGACCGCAGCCAAGAATTTACTAAAGATAAATTCTTGGAAATGGCTCCAGAATATGATTTGCAAAAGCGTCAAGAAGTTCACGCAGGAATTGAGAAGTTTAAAGAAGAACTGAAAGCTGCCAAAGAGTCTGTAGAGACAAGCCATGGCGCGTCTGTACAAAACAACGTGAAAATTATGGTTGCAGTAGCAACAAAAGGCGGCGGACTAGTAAATCAACACTTCGGTTATGCCAAAGAATTCCAGGTTTACGAAGTGGATGGCAAACAAGTGCAGTATGTTGGTCATCGTAGAATAGACCACTATTGCCAAGGTGGTTATGGAGAGACAGCCACTCTTGAAAAGATTATCGAAGCGATCGCCGATTGCAAAGCCGTATTAGTCGCTAAGATTGGCGAATGCCCCAAGGAAAAATTGCACGCTGCTGGCATACAAACAGTGGAAACCTACGATGCGATTGAAAAAGTCGCTCTGGAATATTACCAGCAATACGTGCAGGAAACAGTTAGTTGTTAG
- a CDS encoding 4Fe-4S binding protein — protein MVYQITSECISCKLCQSVCPTGAIKMVENRLWIDPNLCTNCVDSIYTVPQCKASCPTGNGCMKVTTDYWENWFNTYNRLIAKLTKKPDYWENWYKLYSQKFSEQLQKHQQQVA, from the coding sequence ATGGTTTACCAAATAACCAGCGAGTGCATTTCCTGTAAGCTTTGTCAATCAGTATGTCCTACCGGCGCAATCAAAATGGTTGAAAATCGTCTTTGGATTGATCCCAATCTTTGTACAAACTGCGTTGATAGCATCTACACCGTGCCTCAGTGCAAAGCTAGTTGTCCCACTGGCAATGGCTGCATGAAAGTTACAACCGATTATTGGGAAAACTGGTTTAACACTTATAATCGCCTGATTGCAAAATTAACTAAAAAACCAGATTATTGGGAGAATTGGTATAAGCTTTATTCTCAAAAATTTTCCGAACAATTACAAAAGCATCAGCAACAAGTGGCGTAA
- the nifS gene encoding cysteine desulfurase NifS, which translates to MQKNCIYLDNNATTKVDPEVVEAMLPYLTDYYGNPSSMHSFGGQVKKVVNQAREQVAALLGADESEVIFTSGGTEGDNAAIRAALLAQPQKRHIITTQVEHPAVLTLCKQLENQGYTVTYLSVNRQGQLDFNELEAALTGNTALVSIMYANNETGVVFPIEQIGVRVKEHGALFHVDAVQAVGKIPMNMKASTIDMLTMSGHKIHAPKGIGALYVRRGVRFRPMLIGGGQERGRRSGTPNVPGIVGLGKAAELELLHIQEATAREKKLRDRLEQTIIATIPDCEVNGHSTQRLPNTTNIGFKYIEGEAILLHLNKHGICASSGSACSSGSLEPSHVLRAMGIPYTILHGSIRFSLSRYTTNAEIDTVLEVMPGIVEHLRALSPFKNDEAAWLQEQEQAVIGARG; encoded by the coding sequence ATGCAAAAGAATTGTATTTATCTCGACAATAATGCCACCACTAAAGTAGATCCAGAAGTTGTAGAGGCGATGCTGCCGTATTTGACGGATTATTATGGCAATCCCTCTAGTATGCACAGCTTTGGTGGACAAGTAAAAAAAGTAGTAAACCAAGCAAGAGAACAAGTTGCAGCCCTACTTGGTGCTGACGAATCAGAAGTGATTTTTACAAGTGGTGGTACAGAGGGAGATAACGCCGCGATTCGAGCCGCATTATTGGCACAACCGCAAAAACGACACATTATCACTACCCAAGTCGAACACCCTGCGGTGCTGACTTTGTGCAAACAACTAGAAAACCAAGGTTACACCGTTACTTATTTATCGGTAAATCGCCAGGGACAGTTAGATTTCAATGAATTGGAAGCGGCACTAACAGGTAACACCGCCCTCGTGTCGATTATGTATGCGAACAACGAAACAGGTGTGGTGTTTCCGATTGAACAAATTGGGGTGCGGGTAAAAGAGCATGGCGCTCTCTTTCATGTCGATGCGGTGCAAGCAGTCGGCAAGATTCCGATGAATATGAAGGCTAGCACCATTGATATGTTAACCATGTCCGGTCATAAAATTCACGCACCAAAAGGCATTGGTGCCTTATATGTGCGACGCGGTGTTAGATTCCGTCCCATGCTCATCGGTGGTGGACAAGAACGCGGACGCCGTTCGGGAACACCAAATGTACCGGGAATTGTCGGCTTGGGTAAAGCAGCAGAATTAGAATTGTTACATATACAAGAAGCAACTGCTAGAGAAAAGAAACTGCGCGATCGCCTAGAACAAACTATCATCGCCACAATTCCCGACTGTGAAGTTAACGGTCATTCTACGCAGAGATTGCCCAACACCACCAATATTGGCTTCAAGTATATCGAAGGTGAAGCAATTCTCCTCCACCTGAACAAACACGGCATCTGTGCTTCGTCTGGTTCTGCTTGTAGCTCTGGCTCTCTAGAACCTTCCCACGTGCTACGGGCAATGGGTATACCCTATACAATCTTGCACGGTTCGATTCGCTTCAGCCTTTCTCGCTACACTACAAACGCTGAAATAGATACTGTGCTAGAGGTAATGCCCGGTATTGTCGAACATCTGCGTGCTCTATCACCCTTTAAGAATGATGAAGCTGCTTGGCTGCAAGAGCAAGAGCAAGCAGTAATAGGGGCTAGAGGCTAG
- the nifU gene encoding Fe-S cluster assembly protein NifU, producing MWDYTDKVLDLFYNPKHQGAIEDKGEPGIKVAVGDVGSIACGDALRLHLKVEQDTEKILDARFQTFGCTSAIASSEALIELIQGKTLDEALKVTNKDIASHLGGLPEAKMHCSVMGQEALEAAIYNYRGIKREAHDDDDEGALICTCFGISESKIRRVIVENNLTTAEDVTNYVKAGGGCGSCLASIDDIIASVQQQAVTPVSASLNTNGQTSAKKLTSVQKIALIQRVLDEEVRPVLIADGGDVELYDVEGDRVKVILQGACGSCSSSTATLKIAIESRLRDRVSQNIVVEAV from the coding sequence ATGTGGGACTACACAGATAAGGTATTGGACTTGTTCTACAATCCCAAACATCAGGGAGCAATAGAAGACAAGGGTGAACCAGGAATTAAAGTTGCTGTTGGTGACGTAGGTAGCATTGCTTGTGGAGATGCCCTCAGACTGCATCTCAAAGTTGAGCAAGATACAGAAAAAATTCTCGACGCTCGCTTTCAAACCTTTGGTTGTACCAGTGCGATCGCTTCTTCTGAAGCTCTGATCGAACTAATTCAGGGTAAAACCTTAGATGAAGCTCTAAAAGTTACTAATAAAGACATTGCTAGCCATCTTGGTGGACTGCCAGAAGCAAAAATGCACTGCTCGGTAATGGGACAAGAAGCACTAGAAGCGGCTATTTATAATTACCGGGGCATAAAGCGAGAGGCTCATGACGATGATGACGAAGGAGCGCTAATTTGCACCTGCTTTGGCATCAGCGAATCAAAAATCCGGCGCGTAATTGTTGAAAATAATCTTACTACCGCCGAAGATGTAACAAACTACGTCAAAGCAGGTGGCGGATGCGGATCGTGTCTGGCAAGTATCGATGACATCATTGCATCTGTGCAACAACAAGCAGTTACCCCTGTCAGTGCTTCCCTCAATACCAATGGGCAGACATCTGCAAAGAAATTGACATCAGTGCAAAAAATTGCTCTTATTCAAAGAGTACTAGATGAAGAAGTCAGACCCGTTTTGATCGCCGACGGGGGAGATGTAGAACTGTATGACGTAGAAGGTGATCGCGTCAAAGTAATACTGCAAGGTGCTTGCGGTTCTTGTTCTAGCAGCACTGCCACACTCAAGATAGCGATTGAATCCAGATTACGCGATCGCGTCAGCCAAAATATTGTAGTTGAAGCAGTTTAG
- the nifH gene encoding nitrogenase iron protein, with the protein MMTENIRQIAFYGKGGIGKSTTSQNTLAAMAEMGQRIMIVGCDPKADSTRLMLHSKAQTTVLHLAAERGAVEDLELEEVMLTGFRGVKCVESGGPEPGVGCAGRGIITAINFLEENGAYQDLDFVSYDVLGDVVCGGFAMPIREGKAQEIYIVTSGEMMAMYAANNIARGILKYAHSGGVRLGGLICNSRKVDREAELIENLAERLNTQMIHFVPRDNIVQHAELRRMTVNEYAPDSNQSQEYRALAKKIINNDKLTIPTPMEMDDLEALLIEYGILDDDTKHAEIIGKPAEATSK; encoded by the coding sequence ATCATGACTGAGAATATCAGACAGATCGCATTCTACGGTAAAGGCGGTATCGGTAAATCTACCACCTCCCAAAATACCCTAGCTGCGATGGCAGAAATGGGTCAGCGCATTATGATCGTAGGTTGTGACCCCAAAGCTGACTCTACCCGTTTGATGCTGCACAGCAAAGCTCAAACCACCGTGTTACACCTCGCCGCAGAGCGCGGCGCAGTAGAAGACTTAGAACTAGAAGAAGTAATGCTCACCGGTTTTCGTGGCGTGAAGTGCGTGGAGTCTGGTGGGCCTGAGCCTGGTGTAGGTTGCGCCGGTCGTGGTATCATCACCGCCATCAACTTCTTGGAAGAAAACGGTGCTTACCAAGACTTAGACTTCGTATCTTACGACGTGTTGGGTGACGTTGTCTGCGGTGGTTTTGCTATGCCTATCCGTGAAGGTAAAGCACAAGAAATCTACATTGTTACCTCCGGTGAAATGATGGCGATGTATGCTGCTAACAACATCGCTCGTGGTATTCTTAAGTACGCTCACTCTGGTGGTGTGCGTTTGGGTGGTTTGATTTGTAACAGCCGTAAAGTTGACCGTGAAGCCGAATTGATCGAAAACCTGGCTGAAAGACTCAACACCCAGATGATCCACTTCGTACCTCGTGACAACATCGTTCAACACGCAGAATTGCGTCGTATGACTGTTAACGAGTATGCACCTGACAGCAACCAATCTCAAGAATACCGCGCACTAGCTAAGAAGATCATCAACAACGATAAACTCACCATTCCCACACCAATGGAAATGGACGATCTAGAAGCATTGTTGATCGAATACGGTATCCTCGACGACGATACCAAGCATGCTGAAATCATCGGTAAGCCTGCTGAAGCTACTAGCAAATAG
- the nifD gene encoding nitrogenase molybdenum-iron protein alpha chain — MTPPENKNIVEEHKELIKEVLQAYPEKSRKKREKHLNVHEEGKADCGVKSNIKSVPGVMTARGCAYAGSKGVVWGPIKDMIHISHGPVGCGYWSWSGRRNYYVGVTGVDSFGTMHFTSDFQERDIVFGGDKKLTKMIEEIEELFPLNRGVSIQSECPIGLIGDDIEAVAKKAAKQIGKPVVPLRCEGFRGVSQSLGHHIANDAIRDWIFPQFDKAKKENKIDFEPGPYDVALIGDYNIGGDAWASRMLLEEMGLRVVAQWSGDGTLNELIQGPAAKLVLIHCYRSMNYICRSLEEAYGMPWMEFNFFGPTKIAASLREIAAKFDSKIQENAEKVIAKYTSAMNAIVEKYRPRLEGNTVMLYVGGLRPRHVVPAFEDLGIKVIGTGYEFAHNDDYKRTTHYIDNATIIYDDVTAYEFEEFVKAKKPDLIASGIKEKYVFQKMGLPFRQMHSWDYSGPYHGYDGFAVFARDMDLALNSPTWSLVGAPWKKSVAKANAA, encoded by the coding sequence ATGACACCTCCAGAAAACAAGAATATTGTAGAAGAACACAAAGAACTAATTAAAGAAGTTCTCCAAGCCTACCCCGAAAAATCTCGCAAAAAGCGCGAAAAACACCTCAACGTTCACGAAGAAGGCAAGGCTGATTGCGGTGTTAAGTCTAACATCAAATCTGTTCCTGGTGTAATGACCGCTCGTGGTTGTGCCTATGCAGGTTCTAAGGGTGTAGTCTGGGGGCCGATTAAGGACATGATCCACATCAGCCACGGGCCTGTTGGTTGTGGTTACTGGTCTTGGTCTGGTCGTCGTAACTACTACGTTGGTGTAACTGGTGTCGATTCCTTCGGTACTATGCACTTCACCTCCGACTTCCAAGAGCGGGATATCGTCTTTGGTGGTGATAAAAAACTCACCAAAATGATCGAAGAAATTGAAGAACTCTTCCCCCTCAACCGTGGTGTCTCAATTCAATCAGAATGTCCCATTGGTCTGATTGGGGATGACATCGAAGCCGTAGCTAAGAAAGCTGCTAAACAAATTGGTAAACCTGTAGTACCTCTGCGTTGCGAAGGTTTCCGAGGTGTTTCTCAGTCTCTCGGTCACCACATTGCTAACGACGCTATCCGTGACTGGATCTTCCCCCAATTTGATAAAGCGAAGAAAGAAAATAAAATCGACTTCGAGCCAGGCCCATATGATGTAGCACTAATCGGTGACTACAATATCGGTGGTGATGCTTGGGCAAGCCGGATGTTATTAGAAGAAATGGGCTTACGTGTTGTTGCCCAGTGGTCTGGTGATGGTACCCTGAACGAATTGATCCAAGGGCCAGCAGCTAAATTAGTTCTGATCCACTGCTACCGCTCGATGAACTACATCTGCCGTAGCTTGGAAGAAGCCTATGGTATGCCTTGGATGGAATTCAACTTCTTCGGCCCTACCAAGATTGCTGCATCTCTGCGTGAGATTGCTGCTAAATTTGATTCCAAGATCCAAGAAAATGCCGAGAAGGTTATCGCTAAGTACACATCGGCAATGAATGCGATCGTCGAGAAGTATCGTCCTCGCCTCGAAGGTAATACAGTTATGCTGTATGTTGGCGGTCTGCGTCCTCGTCACGTTGTTCCCGCTTTTGAAGACCTGGGTATCAAAGTGATTGGTACTGGCTACGAATTCGCTCACAACGACGACTATAAGCGCACAACCCACTACATCGACAACGCTACTATCATCTACGACGACGTTACCGCCTACGAATTCGAGGAATTCGTGAAAGCGAAGAAACCCGATTTAATCGCCTCTGGCATCAAAGAGAAGTACGTGTTCCAGAAGATGGGCTTGCCCTTCCGTCAAATGCACTCTTGGGATTACTCTGGCCCTTACCACGGTTACGACGGCTTCGCTGTCTTCGCTCGCGACATGGATTTGGCTCTCAACAGCCCCACTTGGAGCTTAGTTGGCGCTCCTTGGAAAAAGTCCGTAGCTAAGGCTAACGCTGCTTAA
- the nifK gene encoding nitrogenase molybdenum-iron protein subunit beta — MPQNPEKIVDHVQLFQQPEYQELFKNKHEQFEGAHSPEEVQRVSEWTKGWEYREKNFARQALTVNPAKGCQPVGAIFAAVGFEGTLPFVQGSQGCVAYFRTHLSRHYKEPFSAVSSSMTEDAAVFGGLNNMIEGLQVSYQLYKPKMIAVCTTCMAEVIGDDLGAFITNAKNAGSIPQDFPVPFAHTPSFVGSHTTGYDNMMKGILSNLTEGKKKDKTNGKINFIPGFDTYVGNNRELKRMLGLMGIDYTVLADNSDYLDAPNTGEYDMYPGGTKLEDAADSCNAEATVALQRYTTPKTREYIETKWKQQTKVLRPFGVKGTDEFLMTLSEMTGKPIPQELEDERGRLVDAMTDSYAWIHGKKFAIYGDPDLIYSVTSFLLELGAEPVHILCNNGDEAFKKEMEELLSASPFGQQATVWIGKDLWHLRSLLFTEPVDFFVGNSYGKYLWRDTKIPMVRIGYPLFDRHHLHRYPTLGYQGGLNLLNWVVNTILDELDRSSNIAGKTDISFDLIR, encoded by the coding sequence ATGCCACAGAATCCCGAAAAAATTGTAGATCACGTACAACTATTTCAACAGCCAGAGTACCAAGAACTCTTCAAGAACAAGCATGAGCAGTTTGAAGGCGCACACTCACCAGAAGAAGTTCAACGCGTTTCTGAATGGACAAAAGGCTGGGAGTACCGTGAAAAGAACTTTGCCCGTCAAGCATTAACTGTCAACCCTGCTAAAGGTTGCCAACCCGTAGGCGCTATTTTTGCTGCTGTCGGTTTTGAAGGCACCTTACCCTTTGTTCAAGGTTCTCAAGGTTGCGTTGCTTACTTCCGTACCCACCTCAGCCGTCACTACAAAGAGCCATTCTCAGCCGTGTCTTCTTCAATGACTGAAGATGCAGCCGTGTTCGGTGGTTTGAACAACATGATCGAAGGCTTGCAAGTTTCTTACCAACTCTACAAGCCCAAGATGATTGCTGTTTGCACCACCTGTATGGCAGAAGTTATCGGTGATGACTTGGGTGCTTTCATCACCAATGCTAAGAATGCTGGTTCAATTCCCCAAGATTTTCCAGTACCTTTTGCCCACACCCCCAGTTTCGTTGGTTCTCACACCACTGGCTACGACAACATGATGAAGGGGATTCTGTCTAATTTGACAGAAGGCAAGAAAAAGGACAAAACCAACGGCAAAATCAACTTTATTCCTGGTTTTGATACCTATGTTGGCAACAACCGCGAATTAAAACGGATGTTGGGCTTAATGGGTATCGATTACACCGTCTTAGCGGACAACAGTGACTACCTAGATGCTCCCAATACTGGTGAGTATGATATGTACCCAGGTGGTACAAAGCTGGAAGACGCTGCTGATTCTTGCAATGCCGAAGCGACTGTTGCACTGCAACGCTACACCACACCCAAGACTCGTGAATACATCGAAACTAAGTGGAAACAGCAAACTAAAGTCCTGCGTCCATTTGGTGTGAAGGGTACTGACGAGTTCTTGATGACTCTTTCTGAAATGACCGGTAAGCCCATTCCTCAAGAATTGGAAGATGAGCGTGGTCGTTTGGTTGACGCCATGACTGACTCCTACGCGTGGATTCATGGCAAGAAGTTCGCTATCTACGGCGACCCAGATTTAATCTACAGCGTTACTAGTTTCTTGTTAGAGTTGGGTGCTGAACCAGTACACATCCTCTGCAACAATGGTGACGAAGCATTCAAGAAAGAAATGGAAGAATTGCTTAGTGCTAGCCCATTCGGTCAGCAAGCAACAGTCTGGATTGGCAAAGACTTGTGGCATCTACGCAGCTTACTGTTTACTGAGCCTGTAGACTTCTTCGTTGGTAATTCCTACGGTAAGTACCTGTGGCGCGATACCAAGATCCCAATGGTACGGATTGGTTATCCTCTGTTTGATCGCCACCACTTACACCGCTATCCTACACTTGGTTACCAAGGTGGTTTGAACTTACTCAACTGGGTTGTTAACACCATTCTTGATGAGTTGGATCGCAGCAGTAATATTGCAGGTAAGACCGATATCTCCTTCGATTTGATTCGTTAA
- a CDS encoding Mo-dependent nitrogenase C-terminal domain-containing protein translates to MASVNHTHNHPNFHPPNYQKSGGFDILYPLRRFVDNIQVKNHRLAHLICQIIPCCCPFERSIKMFGCTFNIPALCKLNPLYDNFVGLRFRALSYLSDECGEDVTKYIC, encoded by the coding sequence ATGGCTTCTGTAAATCACACTCACAACCACCCTAACTTTCATCCACCAAACTATCAAAAATCTGGTGGTTTTGATATTCTATATCCACTACGTCGATTCGTGGATAACATTCAGGTAAAAAACCATCGTCTGGCTCATCTAATTTGCCAAATAATTCCTTGCTGTTGCCCCTTTGAGCGCAGTATTAAAATGTTTGGGTGTACATTTAATATTCCTGCGTTGTGCAAGCTAAATCCCTTATATGACAATTTTGTAGGATTACGTTTTCGTGCCTTATCTTACCTCAGCGATGAATGTGGAGAAGATGTCACGAAATATATTTGCTAG
- the nifE gene encoding nitrogenase iron-molybdenum cofactor biosynthesis protein NifE codes for MTITQGKINELLSEPGCEHNHQTHGDKKNKTCKQQAQPGAAQGGCSFDGAMIALVPITDAAHLVHGPIACAGNSWGSRGSLSSGPQLYKFGFTTDLSENDVIFGGEKKLYKAILDIHQRYQPAAVFVYSTCVTALIGEDMDAVCQAAAKKIGIPVIPVNSPGFVGSKNLGNRIAGEVLLEHVVGTAEPEYTTPYDINLIGEYNIAGEMWNVIPLLEKLGIRVLAKMTGDSRYEEICYAHRAKLNVMICSKALINMARKMKERYGIPYIEESFYGVEDMNRCLRNIAAQLGDPDLQERTEKLIAEETAALQDKLAPYRARLKGKRVVLYTGGVKSWSIISAAKDLGMEVVATSTKKSTEEDKARIKELLGQDGITLEKGNPQEILRVINETKAEMLVAGGRNQYTALKARIPFLDINQERHHAYAGYVGMVEMARELDEALYSPVWEQVRKPAPWEEDAGNKDTGNISASAFLRISVSPEIRLPLSASFEEEV; via the coding sequence ATGACAATCACCCAAGGCAAAATCAATGAGCTGCTCTCTGAACCAGGATGCGAGCATAATCATCAGACTCATGGAGACAAAAAAAATAAAACTTGCAAACAACAAGCTCAACCTGGGGCTGCTCAAGGAGGCTGCTCCTTTGATGGTGCAATGATTGCCCTAGTACCGATTACTGATGCTGCTCATTTAGTCCACGGGCCGATCGCCTGCGCTGGAAATTCCTGGGGTAGTCGTGGTAGTCTCTCTTCTGGGCCTCAACTTTACAAGTTTGGCTTTACTACCGATTTAAGTGAAAATGATGTAATTTTTGGAGGCGAAAAAAAGCTTTATAAAGCTATCCTAGATATTCACCAACGCTATCAACCAGCAGCAGTATTTGTTTATTCCACCTGTGTCACTGCTTTAATTGGTGAAGACATGGATGCAGTTTGCCAAGCTGCTGCCAAGAAAATTGGTATCCCTGTTATCCCTGTCAATTCTCCTGGTTTTGTAGGTAGTAAAAATCTTGGTAACCGCATTGCTGGTGAAGTATTGTTGGAACACGTTGTTGGCACTGCCGAACCTGAATACACTACGCCCTATGATATTAACCTCATCGGTGAGTACAATATCGCCGGTGAAATGTGGAATGTCATCCCATTACTGGAAAAATTAGGCATCCGTGTTTTGGCAAAAATGACTGGTGACTCTCGCTACGAAGAAATTTGTTACGCCCACCGTGCCAAGCTCAACGTGATGATTTGCTCCAAAGCCTTGATTAACATGGCAAGAAAGATGAAGGAGCGCTACGGTATTCCTTACATTGAGGAATCTTTCTACGGTGTGGAGGACATGAACCGCTGTTTGCGGAACATCGCTGCACAATTAGGTGACCCCGATCTACAGGAACGTACAGAAAAGTTGATTGCTGAAGAAACTGCTGCACTACAAGATAAACTAGCTCCATATCGCGCCCGTCTGAAAGGCAAGCGCGTTGTTCTTTATACTGGAGGCGTGAAGAGCTGGTCAATTATTTCTGCGGCAAAAGACTTGGGAATGGAAGTGGTAGCAACCAGTACTAAAAAAAGTACGGAAGAAGATAAAGCCCGCATCAAAGAGTTACTTGGTCAAGACGGCATCACACTGGAAAAGGGCAACCCCCAAGAAATATTGCGGGTGATTAATGAAACAAAAGCTGAGATGTTAGTTGCTGGTGGTCGCAATCAATACACTGCTCTCAAAGCCCGGATTCCTTTTTTAGATATCAATCAGGAACGCCATCACGCCTATGCAGGTTATGTAGGGATGGTAGAAATGGCACGTGAGTTAGATGAAGCCCTCTACAGTCCTGTGTGGGAGCAAGTACGTAAACCTGCACCTTGGGAAGAGGACGCAGGAAATAAGGACACGGGGAATATCTCGGCGTCTGCATTTCTCCGCATCTCCGTGTCGCCTGAAATTCGCCTCCCACTATCTGCATCTTTCGAGGAGGAAGTTTAA